A genomic window from Lotus japonicus ecotype B-129 chromosome 1, LjGifu_v1.2 includes:
- the LOC130731706 gene encoding high mobility group B protein 9-like → MSSAAAARTTGRGGDDDKFYPPPLTSHEDIVNDAKLFLDTLRKFHFVMGSKYMMDFHTLYVEVTRMSGDEKVVAEKKWREVGSVFNFSLTTTSVSYVLKKHYWNLLYDFEQVHFFKVRGPITSPADALYGSNSSGKPDFALVKYAPKHANNDPESNVEVPPPSSILQDVGAIVSFNLKARHSGRRRRNMRRWDRDYPKPNRNGYNFFFAEKHTKLKELYPSREREFTKMIGQPRNNLSSDEKMVYQNIGGDRQGKVSERIGRVQGENEALATRRGCRR, encoded by the exons ATGTCATCGGCGGCGGCGGCGAGAACCACCGGAAGAGGCGGTGATGACGACAAGTTCTACCCTCCTCCGCTCACCTCTCATGAGGACATCGTCAATGATGCTAAGCTCTTCTTGGACACTCTCAGGAAATTTCACTTTGTCATGGGTTCCAAGTACAT GATGGATTTTCACACCCTTTACGTGGAGGTTACCAGGATGAGCGGTGATGAGAAG GTGGTTGCTGAGAAGAAATGGAGGGAGGTGGGTAGTGTGTTCAATTTCTCTCTTACCACCACAAGTGTTTCTTATGTGCTCAAGAAGCACTATTGGAATCTCCTCTACGATTTCGAACAAGTTCACTTCTTTAAGGTTCGGGGTCCTATTACTTCTCCTGCAG ATGCACTTTATGGTAGCAACTCCTCGGGGAAACCTGATTTCGCTCTTGTGAAGTATGCACCTAAGCATGCAAACAATGACCCTGAATCCAATGTTGAAG TTCCTCCTCCATCATCGATTCTGCAGGATGTCGGAGCCATTGTATCGTTCAATCTCAAAGCTCGCCATTCTGGCCGGAGAAGGAGGAACATGAGAAGGTGGGACCGTGATTACCCCAAGCCTAATAGGAATGGCTATAACTTCTTTTTTGCTGAAAAGCACACCAAGCTGAAAGAACTCTACCCAAGTAGAGAAAGGGAGTTTACCAAAATGATTGGCCAGCCAAGGAACAATCTTAGCTCTGATGAAAAAATG GTTTACCAGAACATTGGGGGTGATAGACAAGGAAAGGTATCAGAGAGAATTGGCCGAGTACAAGGAGAAAATGAAGCTTTGGCAACCAGAAGAG GATGTAGGCGATGA
- the LOC130739774 gene encoding uncharacterized protein LOC130739774: MADLDNPYYLHPSDHPGLVPVSQPLSDDNYASWKRAVTLALNGKNKIGFVDGTIVQPPPDDPQFRAWTRNNNIVASWLINTINKGIFASVIYSTTAAEIWNDLQTRFEQQSGPRVFQLRKDLMHCMQGPLSVSQYYTRIKTLWEELGEYRPVHHCNCGGVQPLLDHYHNEYVLMFLMGLNESFSHI; the protein is encoded by the coding sequence ATGGCAGATCTGGACAATCCGTATTATCTTCATCCTTCCGATCATCCTGGTTTGGTGCCCGTTTCACAACCTTTGTCCGATGACAACTATGCATCGTGGAAGCGTGCGGTGACTCTTGCATTGAATGGCAAAAACAAGATTGGTTTCGTTGATGGCACAATTGTGCAACCACCTCCAGATGATCCTCAGTTTCGTGCCTGGACTCGGAACAACAATATTGTGGCTTCTTGGTTGATCAACACGATCAACAAAGGAATCTTTGCAAGTGTCATTTACTCCACTACTGCAGCTGAAATCTGGAATGATTTGCAGACTCGGTTTGAGCAACAGAGTGGACCGCGTGTCTTTCAGCTTCGCAAGGATCTTATGCATTGTATGCAAGGTCCACTCTCTGTGAGTCAATATTATACTCGAATCAAAACACTTTGGGAAGAGTTAGGTGAATATAGGCCAGTTCATCATTGTAATTGTGGTGGTGTGCAACCTCTGCTAGATCATTATCATAATGAGTATGTTTTGATGTTTCTCATGGGACTCAATGAGTCTTTTTCTCACATCTGA